One window from the genome of Xiphophorus hellerii strain 12219 chromosome 16, Xiphophorus_hellerii-4.1, whole genome shotgun sequence encodes:
- the qtrt1 gene encoding queuine tRNA-ribosyltransferase catalytic subunit 1 yields MAATIISEADGNLKQNSMFLKKTLAAVPPLTLRIVAECPVTKARACDLTLPHSSVSTPVFMPVGTQGTLKGITADQLEGLGCQICLGNTYHLGMRPGPELIEKANGLHGFMNWRRNLLTDSGGFQMVSLVELSEVTEEGVKFKSPYDGKEILLSPEKSISIQNSLGSDIMMQLDDVVSSTVKGPRVEEAMHRSIRWLDRCIAANKHPDKQNLFAIIQGGLDAELRKDCLDEMTKRDVPGFAIGGLSGGEEKDDFWRMVTLSTDHLPREKPRYLMGVGYAVDLVVCVALGCDMFDCVFPTRTARFGSALVPWGSLQVKQKQYAKDLQPIDPDCQCPTCKSSP; encoded by the exons ATGGCTGCCACCATAATCTCTGAAGCAGATGGAAATCTCAAACaaaacagcatgtttttaaagaaaactttagcCGCCGTTCCGCCTCTTACTCTGAGGATTGTTGCAGAATGTCCTGTGACGAAAGCAAGAGCTTGTGATCTGACTCTGCCTCACTCCAGCGTCAGCACGCCGGTTTTTATGCCTGTTGGGACACAGGGAACCCTGAAGGGGATCACCGCGGATCAGCTGGAAGGTCTCGGTTGTCAGATTTGCTTGGGAAACACGTACCACCTGGGCATGAGGCCG GGACCTGAGTTGATAGAGAAAGCCAACGGTTTACATGGATTCATGAACTGGAGGAGAAATCTTCTAACT gaCAGTGGAGGATTTCAGATGGTGTCTCTTGTTGAACTCTCAGAGGTCACAGAGGAAGGGGTCAAATTCAAGTCCCCATATGATGGCAAAGAGATCTTGTTGAGTCCTGAGAAGTCCATTAGCATACAGAATAGTCTGG GGTCAGACATAATGATGCAGCTGGATGATGTAGTCAGCAGCACTGTGAAGGGACCGCGTGTGGAGGAGGCCATGCATAGATCCATTCGTTGGCTGGATCGTTGTATAGCAGCTAATAAGCATCCAGATAAACAGAACCTTTTTGCCATCATCCAGGGAGGACTAGATGCAGAGCTGCGCAAGGACTGTCtggatg AAATGACTAAACGTGATGTTCCTGGTTTTGCCATTGGCGGCCTGAgtggaggagaggagaaggATGATTTCTGGCGGATGGTCACACTGAGCACTGACCATCTGCCACGAGAAAAGCCTCGCTACCTGATGGGTGTTGG ATATGCTGTGGACTTGGTGGTGTGTGTCGCTTTGGGATGTGATATGTTTGACTGCGTCTTCCCAACCCGCACTGCA AGGTTTGGTTCTGCCTTGGTACCTTGGGGTTCTCTTCAGGTGAAGCAGAAGCAGTACGCCAAAGACTTGCAGCCTATAGACCCCGACTGCCAGTGTCCCACCTGCAAAAG CTCACCCTGA